The Raphanus sativus cultivar WK10039 chromosome 2, ASM80110v3, whole genome shotgun sequence DNA segment AAATGAAAGTTAATAAACATTGACGTAAAAGacttgttttttaaaaaaatcatttatgtcatttttgcaattgaaaatttacGAAATAAACCtttttgtaaatattgttttacttttgtatttgaaaaattCTTGAAAATACGAGAGAATATTTCTCTAGAAAATATAGCACTTTACAGAAGACTTCTAGAAAATATCCGGTAAGATTCATGTTTGACTTCtccaaaaacacaaaatttcTTAATATAACTTCTTAATGAAAGTTCTGCATTCTTTTTTGACCAAGAAACATGAACTTGGCTAATTTCAATAAacttataaatttgaaattaaaaaattggGATCTTGGAACGAAATGAGAAAGAAAGTGAAAGACATGGTTTATGTGTGTAAGAAATGAGGATATGAAGATATAGAAGTCGATTTTATGTGCATTTATAGTTTGAAATTGGTTGTTCATAGTGGTTTATGTATCGATGATAATTGTAATGTTgtaaataaaagagaaagacGAGGATACTAGatttaaacaattatttttgaaaacaaaatataatgatattttcGTGAATAACTCGAACTTCTATGGTCAATAAGGTaaataaaagtttcaaaaataaaaaaaaacacatatcaTATTTTGTATTTGACTTGAAATTTTGAGTCGTGTTTACTAGAAAAAAACTCCAATATTTATTACATACCTTAACTTCGTTACATGTTTTGCATCTATttcgatttttcaaatatttgtcGGTATCAATATGGACATCAAAtcataaaatttgatatttacgAGTACATGATAAGTTTcttgggcttccaacttaaaaccaattggcaattagtggtgtgactcaagtcccttatatattactcaTGTCCCATTTATATTTCCAATGTGGGATCTTTATCCCAACACCCTCCCTCGAGATAATGGTGCGTATAACCATTAATCTCGCGAATCTATCATACCCCTCCGAGATAATGCTCTTCTAGCTATCTCGAATAACTGAGTCTTCTCTGGGCCATCAGCTAATGGGTTGATCGGACCACTATCCGGGCCGGATTAAAAGGGGAGGGTATTGggcccgctctgataccatgataagtttcttgggcttccaacttaaaaccaattggcaattagtggtgtGACTCAagtctcttatatattactcaTGTCCCATTCATATTTCCAATGTGGGATCTTTATCCCAACAGTACATACTATTATTAACAAGTATAAACAAGTTAGCGACCCAATTTAATATTATAGGTTgcttgtttttattaattatcaaaaaaatttattgtttaGGTTGTGACTGAAAAATGATAACTAGACTATAAGAACAAAATCTCAAACTCAAAGAATATATTTATGTTGTTGTAAGAAATAAACAATGCTCTCATATCTAgatgtttatttcttttgttcttttcttatttattaaaaagaacaaaattttttttaagtagTTCTTGTATTTTCTCCAAAAAAACAAATGTCCATTTTCTCTTTTAGTAGAGTATTATctatcatataattttttaatatggaCATTTATTTATACAATATTAGTTCATCCcaattttgagttttatttaCTATTATCACTTAACGGAAATGTTCTTGCTAAAAATCATATAGTTATAGACCCGGTCAATCACTGTTAAAGAAATTCTGATTTCTAATATGTATTAATATTCAACCGATTAAACTTACAACATGTACATTGTAAGAATATTCAACTTGATAGTAAAAGAGTTACGAGTAAATCAGAGACAACACGTAAACGATCAATGTTATGATCTTACAAATTACAGCGACTGGTCTAGTCAAAAACTGAAACGGTCTTATGTCTGTGCACGTAAAAGCGGGGAAGGTGAAACCGGTGAATGAGGAGAGAAGAAGCCATCCTCAAACCGTCTCGTGTCCTTAAAGCTCAACCGCAGGCTACTCTGccaacacttcttcttctttgccatCGGTTTTGTCCGGTTCAGGCTCTCTTCTTCAAGTTGACTAGTGAACACTTTGATCCTCTCTAGTGCCGTCTCCATTGTCTTGTGGTCCATGTTTGCAAAACATACTCTAAACCATCCTGGTTCGTGGCAATGGCACGAGCCGCCTGGAGAAACATTAAGCTTCACCTTGTGGACGATCACACGCCATAACTCGGTCTCTGATTCGAATGTAGCGGTCTTCAGAAGATTTCTTAAATCCATCCATATGAACAATCCGGCTCCTGCCTTCAACCAACCAATGCCTAGACCGTCTAAACCAATGGTTAACTCTGCGTGTCTTGCAGCTAACCGTAATTTGCTCTCGCGGAGGAACTGGTCAACAAAGTCTTCGTCAGATAACATGTTAGCAATCAGATGCTGTGTTTGGGTTGAGACCAGACCAAAACTTGACATTTTCCTTGCAATGTTAACCACCCGGTTATTGTAAGAGTATATTATACCGACTCTTAGACCAGGCAAACCCATGTCTTTGGAAAGACTATATACAATATGGATCAAATCGCGGTTGCAATCAGGGATCTCCTCGATCACTTCTGCCACACTGATGAACTCTGATTGACCAAAAGTAGTTGCGGCATAAATCTCATCCGCAATGAGGTGAATCCCTTTGTCATTGGTGAAGTTAACCAGAGATTTCAAGCAATCCCGGTCTAATGTCGTACCAAGAGGATTCGAAGGATTGGTTATGAGTAAACCCTTAACCGGAATGTTCGCATTTTCGTACGCAGCTTCCAAGTCTTCCACCGTGATCTTAAAGCCGTTAGAGCTGTGACAAGTAACCGGTACAAGATTCACTCCGGTTCTCCATCTTAAATCTCTATCAAACCTGAAACCAAACATAACCAAACAGAGTTAGATAAAACGAAAACGATACTATACCAAATTCTAATCTGATCTTTTGAACATACCCTGGATAATAAGGAGTAGGAACTAAGAAACCGTCGCCGGGATTGGCTAGACAGAAAGCAACTGTCTCATGTGCGCCGGTTGCGCCGCCGCTCATAACAATCCGGTCAGGATCAAACTTAACTTTGTTGTTTCTTGTCTTCTCCATAAATTTCGCTACAGCCTGAATCAATAAGAGAAAGCAACAATTAAGTACAAAATCCTTCAACCAAAAGCGatgtgttttataaaatcaccGGAACTCGAACTTACTTGTCTAAATTCAGGCAAGCCATGATAGTCCTGGAATATTGCAATGTCGCTGAATTGATCAACACCTTCTGGTGTACAAATCGATGCTTCTGGATGTTCTAAAACCCATTTACGCATCAAATCTCCACAAAGCtacataatttaaaactaaagttaGGGTTTTAAGTTTGAAGTTATAGAAAGAAAGCTTGGATTTTGTTGCTTGTTTGAAAAGTTACCTGGTTTTCAGCGAGACCCATCTGAATAACTCCATCGGGTCTATCAATTGGGTGAAACGAGTTTTCTTCATAAGCTTTCCAGCCATCAAAATAAGCTGAATTCTCGCCGTGACCGTCACCAGCGGCTATTCTCGAAAGTAGTTTCCGATCTTGCTTCTCTGCCGTCAAAGCCACCatttttgtttctcttgttTTTTCAAAGGGAACTTAGATAGTTGTTCTTTTGTAATGTTTGATATTTAGAAACTATGGTGGGATGTCTTGAGAAGTGAGTTtgttctctatttatagagatttGGTTTCAGGTGGTGAGACCGAGTAAGTAGCGTTGTAACAGGTTTCAGCGAAGGTTCAATGCAATAAAACTATTGTAGAAATTTCAAAATGGTcctcaatattttttataatttctgtTGACTTCCGTGAAGAGTGAATTGCTTTATTGGGTGGATTTGTGCCAATTGTAAAAATGAGTGAACATTGTAGGAGATGGAACGAAAACATGTCCAAGCATCTAGGCCTGGACAAAAATCTCAAATCCGAAGAACCAAATAAAATCTAATCCAAAAATAGCATCAAACTATAAAATGATACTGGATAAAAATCTGaatggttcaaaattttggtatctagaaaaCCATAATCAATTCGATTCAAACcgaaatattttagatatcGGAATAAATTctaattgaatttatatatttaaatatattaattattttcagatttgatacaaaaaaatatctaaaatttaagatattttgtaGGTGTtcaaaatactcaaaatatatacaaatagtcacaATTAAATAGCTAAAATAgctaaataattttcaaaacacaAAGATAGTTAAAATATCTCTTGATTTTCCATCCAAATATTTCAGAATCGTTCCAAAATCTTCTCTTTTTTAAGTTTCGATTTGTTCCTCCAGTCGTTGGCTCTGGTTGCTTTCTCAGCACGAGAGTCGGTTTGGGAACGTgaagataaatttttttaaggTAAATTGGCAGTTGTCCGGTTTAGAGTCTCTGCTTTGGTTGAGTTTCAAGCTTTGTTGCGGTGAGAAGCAATAAATTTACTAGATCGACGGTGTGGATTAACAATTTATGCATTTTGTTTGTTGCCTGGTTCTCGATCTTCTGGTGGATCTTTTTTAGCCACCAACCATGTTTTATCTAGACAAGACGTTGTAGCCCAATGGTTAGGACGGGTCTGTGAGTTTTTAAGAGATCTCAAACTCTGGTTGTGTGTTTGTGTGAACAACTCCAATGGAGTAAGAGAGTGtttgttcttggcgatttgagaGAGACAAAAGGGGAGAGTGTTTATGAGTGTATAAGAGACTTAAGaacagagattaagagactgaGAGATTAAGTGTTTATGTGTCTAGAGATTTAGAGAGTTTCCAGTATCAAAGAACATTTCATTTCATGAAGGAGGAGGGGAAACCCCCTCTCTCACTTAGCTTATTACAATCGCCATTAAGGCTCTTTTATATGCCTATTACAATTGCAATCTCATAACCTATATCTAATGGTTATTATTAACTTGATTCAAATGAATGGATGAGATGGAGAGTTGGTCTGGTCTTCATCTGATTGGTCAAGCTCTCTTTGGTGTCTGATTGGTTTATTTGAATCTGTCAAGTGAAGACCAGCCTCTTATTGGCTCTTTAAACTCGCCTGAATGCTTCCCATGTATCTGTCCAGATACATGGTCAATACACAGCTCATGGACAGCTTGCACAGCCTGTCTCTTATCCACAAACAGTCTCATGGCTTAGATAAAGACCATGGCGCCCTCCTTGCTTCTTCAAACACTTAGCCAACGAGTTGCTTCTTCCTTGGGACACAAGTTAGGCTTGTTACAAACATCAGGGTATGTACGGATTGCTTTCCTGACCGTACCAACACCCTAATTTTGCACAAGTCCTAAAATGCCTCAAATGGTTGAGTTATGCTTTCCGGGTTGATCCCGGTCCGTACAGGTCCGTACAAGTCCGTACAGCCTCGTCCCGGTCTCACCCTATATTTGCACACTCAACCATTTGCTCCTAATCCTtcttctaagtccctcctggactttGCCCTATATTTGCACCACCATAAGATCACTTCTGAAGCTTGATAGGCAATCTCTATAAGGCTTGCCCTATTCTTGTACCAGACCCAACTCCTCCATTCTTCTTCTCTTGATCCCATttctttcttcaagttaacactccccctcaagcttgactcttaggagatcctaagtcaagcttggaaccttgaagaacttcctcattaaaaacctcaccaaggaaaaccctttgggacaaaaccttgatgagggaaaaagagtaaagtttccaaggcctggggattggccagtggttctttgtaccttaccaacaatgtaagggatccaaagaaccacttggatcatggcctcTTCTCGTGATGCAAGATAGATCACCACTTCTCTTGCACATCACCAACTCTTCTTGGACTTCTTCTTGAACTCGGATTGTGCCTTCCCTTCTCTCGTGGCTTCCAGCCATCTCCATAAGGTAAGGTCACCTCTCCTTCATTGTGTCTCATTGAATCAAGTTAATaataacctggctctgataccatgtgagtttttaaGAGATCTCAAACTCTGGTTGTGTGTTTGTGTGAACAACTCCAATGGAGTAAGAGAGTGtttgttcttggcgatttgagaGAGACAAAAGGGGAGAGTGTTTATGAGTGTATAAGAGACTTAAGaacagagattaagagactgaGAGATTAAGTGTTTATGTGTCTAGAGATTTAGAGAGTTTCCAGTATCAAAGAACATTTCATTTCATGAAGGAGGAGGGGAAACCCCCTCTCTCACTTAGCTTATTACAATCGCCATTAAGGCTCTTTTATATGCCTATTACAATTGCAATCTCATAACCTATATCTAATGGTTATTATTAACTTGATTCAAATGAATGGATGAGATGGAGAGTTGGTCTGGTCTTCATCTGATTGGTCAAGCT contains these protein-coding regions:
- the LOC108830480 gene encoding 1-aminocyclopropane-1-carboxylate synthase 6 encodes the protein MVALTAEKQDRKLLSRIAAGDGHGENSAYFDGWKAYEENSFHPIDRPDGVIQMGLAENQLCGDLMRKWVLEHPEASICTPEGVDQFSDIAIFQDYHGLPEFRQAVAKFMEKTRNNKVKFDPDRIVMSGGATGAHETVAFCLANPGDGFLVPTPYYPGFDRDLRWRTGVNLVPVTCHSSNGFKITVEDLEAAYENANIPVKGLLITNPSNPLGTTLDRDCLKSLVNFTNDKGIHLIADEIYAATTFGQSEFISVAEVIEEIPDCNRDLIHIVYSLSKDMGLPGLRVGIIYSYNNRVVNIARKMSSFGLVSTQTQHLIANMLSDEDFVDQFLRESKLRLAARHAELTIGLDGLGIGWLKAGAGLFIWMDLRNLLKTATFESETELWRVIVHKVKLNVSPGGSCHCHEPGWFRVCFANMDHKTMETALERIKVFTSQLEEESLNRTKPMAKKKKCWQSSLRLSFKDTRRFEDGFFSPHSPVSPSPLLRAQT